Proteins encoded together in one Bradyrhizobium sp. PSBB068 window:
- a CDS encoding NtaA/DmoA family FMN-dependent monooxygenase (This protein belongs to a clade of FMN-dependent monooxygenases, within a broader family of flavin-dependent oxidoreductases, the luciferase-like monooxygenase (LMM) family, some of whose members use coenzyme F420 rather than FMN.): MSKRELHFGLMFWAGGTHPSGWRYPSSHAGAAFDIEFLQRVTQLVEAAKFDFLFLGDRLASDPSLQSTNPSQMSRLEPFVSGASLAAATSHIGIVVTANPTYYDPYNLARMLASLDHLSQGRASWNLVTGADEIAAGNFSRQSHWDTERRYDWADEFVAVVRGLWDSDATTPLHHKGRYFDVAGPLNVRRPPQGHPVILHAGTSDRSRELGARDADVIFAGQATIESAKAYYADVKSRARKYGRSDADIAILPGLTPVVAETTQQAVAIFDHLNSFIALEPEGDGGEASRYGSLGRMGKRRNLTAVSAAIGVDVSSQDRDSPVDPLVLAEANEGGQRLFADVMRLTRRDVKGPNRLTYRDLIIGHISTGAVVVGDPNEVADHIELWFDERAADGFNIFPPYVPESVEAFTSLVVPELQRRGLYRTEYSGSTFRDHLGLAKPAPIRSNSSNL; the protein is encoded by the coding sequence ATGTCCAAGCGAGAACTTCATTTCGGCCTGATGTTTTGGGCCGGGGGCACACATCCCAGCGGCTGGCGTTATCCTTCCTCCCACGCAGGCGCCGCCTTCGACATCGAATTCCTTCAGCGGGTCACCCAGCTCGTGGAAGCGGCCAAGTTCGACTTTCTGTTCCTTGGCGACCGGCTGGCGAGCGATCCGAGCCTGCAAAGCACCAATCCCTCCCAGATGTCACGCCTCGAACCGTTCGTGTCCGGGGCGAGCCTGGCCGCCGCGACCAGCCATATCGGTATCGTCGTCACCGCCAATCCGACCTATTACGATCCCTATAATCTTGCGCGCATGCTGGCGTCGCTGGATCACCTGAGCCAGGGCCGGGCGTCGTGGAATCTGGTGACCGGCGCGGATGAAATCGCCGCCGGCAATTTCTCGCGCCAGTCCCATTGGGACACCGAGCGGCGCTACGATTGGGCGGATGAATTCGTCGCTGTGGTGCGGGGACTTTGGGACAGCGATGCGACCACGCCGCTGCACCACAAGGGACGCTATTTCGACGTCGCCGGACCGCTCAACGTCAGGCGCCCGCCCCAGGGCCATCCGGTGATCCTGCATGCCGGTACGTCGGATCGTTCGCGTGAGCTCGGCGCGCGCGATGCCGATGTCATCTTCGCCGGCCAGGCGACGATCGAGAGCGCGAAGGCCTACTATGCCGATGTCAAATCCAGGGCCAGGAAGTATGGCAGGAGCGACGCCGATATCGCGATCCTGCCCGGGCTCACGCCCGTCGTCGCCGAGACGACGCAGCAGGCGGTTGCGATATTCGACCATCTCAATTCCTTCATTGCGCTGGAGCCCGAGGGCGATGGCGGCGAGGCAAGCCGCTACGGTTCGCTGGGCAGGATGGGGAAGCGCCGCAACCTCACGGCGGTATCGGCGGCGATCGGCGTCGACGTCTCCAGCCAGGACCGGGATTCACCGGTCGACCCCTTGGTGCTGGCAGAGGCCAACGAGGGCGGCCAACGGCTGTTTGCCGATGTCATGCGTCTCACTCGCCGCGACGTGAAAGGCCCCAATCGCCTGACCTATCGCGATCTCATCATCGGACACATCAGCACGGGCGCCGTCGTCGTCGGCGATCCCAACGAGGTGGCCGATCACATCGAGCTTTGGTTTGACGAGAGGGCGGCCGACGGTTTCAATATTTTCCCGCCTTATGTGCCGGAATCTGTCGAGGCCTTCACCAGCCTCGTCGTCCCCGAATTGCAGCGGCGCGGCCTCTATCGCACCGAATATTCCGGTTCGACCTTTCGCGACCATCTGGGCCTGGCAAAGCCCGCGCCGATCCGTTCCAACAGCTCCAACCTTTGA
- a CDS encoding PAS domain S-box protein: MNLSGRLAVGMMFPVVTLLLTLGFIHGVTWPGMALAGGAVAVVLMTAELIARSLATTPAQLVRAADALSRGEPVSIRPSGNDEAAQLAATLAELSAQLGSRQHLLEKTVESIRDPVVVADEHAMIVIVNAAARRLYGVEPGFDTLTGVRNFQNYYADGTTEMPIADTPMARALRGEDIDDCELIVKPLRPEPAVYLVVNARPLRDDGGNLRGAVIVLHDVTAQRQAHQALVESEQMAQAIVRTALDAFVQTDQDGIILDWSPQAEALTGWTRSEAVGCRVVELVFPEELRVAHRQRITRFLQEAAGGGMGMRYETASVHRDGHRFHVEVSLNALRRGDGWIINSFVRDVTQRRIAEEQLIQAQKTESLGRLTGGIAHDFNNMLTVITGTVEILADGVKDNPQLAAIAKLISDAADRGAQLTSSLLAFARKQPLQPAETDVNDLIGEVVRLLSQTLGSQTEIRTELNRNAWLAFVDRSQLGAALVNLAINARDAMPEGGTLSFATRNIQLGIPDAVAHGVERAGDHLVIEVADTGTGISPSHLEKIFDPFFSTKEVGQGTGLGLSMVFGFVKQSGGGIEVRSEQGRGTIFRIYLPKADGIAQRAAEEDDLPVRGGDETILCVEDDPTIRDYVTGQLESLGYRVLAAANADAALEIVNRGTVFDLLFTDIVMPGSMNGRQLAETLMAGRPALRVLFTSGYSDGVLPAQQGRGGHGIPLLTKPYRRSELARVLRRCLDLQVDFQGDPVPQPYSVQPDLERFLRENPPEKS; this comes from the coding sequence ATGAATTTGTCGGGCCGTCTGGCGGTCGGGATGATGTTTCCCGTCGTCACACTCCTGCTCACGCTGGGCTTCATCCATGGCGTCACCTGGCCGGGCATGGCGCTCGCCGGCGGCGCGGTTGCGGTGGTGTTGATGACTGCTGAGCTGATTGCGAGATCGCTGGCCACGACGCCCGCCCAGTTGGTGCGGGCGGCGGACGCGCTGTCGCGCGGCGAGCCGGTCTCGATACGTCCGAGTGGCAATGACGAGGCCGCCCAGCTCGCCGCGACGCTGGCCGAGCTGTCGGCGCAATTGGGCAGCAGGCAGCACCTGCTGGAGAAGACCGTCGAGAGCATCCGCGATCCCGTGGTGGTCGCCGACGAGCACGCGATGATCGTGATCGTCAATGCGGCGGCGCGGCGGCTGTACGGTGTCGAGCCCGGTTTTGACACGCTGACCGGCGTTCGCAATTTTCAGAACTATTATGCCGATGGTACGACCGAGATGCCGATCGCGGACACACCAATGGCGCGTGCGCTGCGCGGCGAGGACATCGACGATTGCGAACTGATCGTCAAACCCCTGCGGCCCGAACCGGCCGTCTATCTCGTCGTCAACGCCAGGCCGTTGCGTGACGATGGCGGCAACCTGCGCGGGGCGGTCATCGTGCTGCACGATGTCACCGCGCAGCGTCAGGCGCACCAGGCGCTGGTGGAAAGCGAGCAGATGGCGCAGGCCATCGTCAGGACCGCGCTCGATGCCTTCGTGCAGACCGACCAGGACGGCATCATCCTGGACTGGAGCCCGCAGGCCGAGGCACTCACCGGCTGGACGCGCTCCGAGGCGGTCGGCTGTCGCGTCGTCGAACTGGTATTTCCGGAGGAGCTTCGCGTCGCGCATCGACAGCGCATCACCCGCTTCCTGCAGGAGGCCGCGGGCGGCGGCATGGGGATGCGCTATGAGACCGCGTCCGTGCACCGCGACGGCCACCGCTTCCATGTCGAGGTGTCGCTCAATGCGCTGCGCCGCGGCGATGGCTGGATCATCAATTCCTTTGTCAGGGACGTCACCCAGCGCCGCATCGCCGAAGAGCAGTTGATTCAGGCGCAGAAGACGGAATCGCTTGGGCGGCTGACCGGCGGCATCGCGCATGACTTCAACAACATGCTGACGGTGATCACCGGCACGGTCGAGATCCTGGCCGATGGGGTCAAGGACAACCCGCAGCTTGCCGCGATCGCCAAGCTGATCAGCGATGCCGCCGATCGCGGCGCGCAGCTCACCTCGAGCCTGCTGGCGTTCGCGCGCAAGCAGCCGCTGCAGCCCGCCGAGACCGACGTCAACGACCTGATCGGCGAAGTGGTCCGCCTGTTGTCGCAGACGCTGGGATCGCAGACCGAGATCAGGACGGAGCTCAACCGCAACGCCTGGCTCGCCTTCGTCGATCGCAGCCAGCTCGGCGCCGCGCTGGTCAATCTCGCCATCAACGCGCGCGATGCGATGCCCGAGGGCGGCACGCTGTCGTTTGCGACCCGCAACATCCAGCTCGGGATTCCCGACGCCGTGGCGCACGGCGTCGAGCGCGCCGGCGACCACCTCGTGATCGAGGTCGCCGACACCGGCACCGGGATTTCGCCGTCGCATCTGGAGAAGATCTTCGATCCGTTCTTCTCCACAAAGGAGGTCGGGCAGGGCACCGGGCTCGGGCTCAGCATGGTGTTCGGCTTCGTCAAGCAGAGCGGCGGCGGGATCGAGGTCAGGAGCGAGCAGGGCCGCGGAACCATCTTCAGGATCTACCTGCCCAAGGCGGACGGCATCGCGCAGCGCGCGGCCGAGGAGGATGATCTGCCGGTCAGGGGCGGCGACGAGACCATCCTTTGCGTGGAGGACGACCCCACGATCCGCGACTACGTCACGGGCCAGCTCGAAAGCCTCGGATACAGGGTGCTGGCGGCGGCGAACGCGGATGCCGCGCTCGAGATCGTCAACCGCGGCACCGTGTTCGATCTCCTGTTCACCGACATCGTGATGCCCGGCAGCATGAACGGCCGGCAACTGGCGGAAACGCTGATGGCCGGTCGCCCGGCGTTGCGGGTGTTGTTCACCTCGGGCTACAGCGATGGGGTCCTGCCGGCGCAACAGGGGCGCGGGGGCCACGGCATTCCGCTGCTGACCAAGCCCTATCGGCGCAGCGAACTGGCGCGGGTGCTGCGACGCTGCCTTGATCTTCAGGTCGACTTCCAGGGCGACCCGGTTCCGCAGCCCTACTCCGTGCAGCCCGATCTCGAACGCTTCCTGCGCGAGAATCCGCCGGAAAAGAGCTAG
- a CDS encoding LLM class flavin-dependent oxidoreductase, with product MAKPLHLGFLYAPQSGHQTHAESFDPLNPLDLTAFARDLEGAGYAFLLIDDSVGRAEDVRSEAFTTASFLATRTRRIGLIAAANTSYVEPYNVSRLAASLDHVTRGRAGWLASTGAADPAGANYGQAAFAPDVHYVRADEILEIARRLWDSWEDDAFIRDKQSGVFVDGAKIHPIDHVGASFKVKGPLNVARPPQGQVIVAHRVVDKRSADFAGRHADIAILGTATTGSAVALRDHVLASARGAGRDTQDLRLFAEIVPVSASDHAAGTPQPYAANHVAGSPAEIADQIEALAHAVTLDGLVVVPRILRSGLDDFSRDVVPELVRRQRLRSTEGSVILRERLGLARPRNVFEQPSKQPADTAA from the coding sequence ATGGCCAAACCGCTCCACCTCGGCTTTCTCTATGCGCCGCAATCCGGGCACCAGACGCACGCCGAAAGCTTCGATCCCCTGAACCCCCTCGACCTGACTGCCTTCGCGCGGGACCTCGAGGGGGCCGGCTACGCGTTTCTCCTGATCGACGACAGCGTCGGTCGTGCGGAGGATGTGCGCAGCGAAGCGTTCACCACGGCGTCCTTCCTCGCGACCAGGACGCGTCGCATCGGCCTGATCGCTGCGGCCAACACGAGCTATGTCGAGCCGTATAACGTGTCGCGGCTCGCTGCTTCGCTCGATCATGTCACGCGAGGGCGTGCCGGCTGGCTGGCCTCGACCGGCGCGGCCGATCCCGCCGGCGCAAACTACGGGCAGGCCGCCTTCGCGCCTGATGTCCATTATGTGCGTGCCGATGAAATCCTCGAGATTGCGCGCCGGCTCTGGGACAGCTGGGAGGATGATGCATTCATTCGCGACAAACAGAGCGGAGTGTTCGTCGATGGCGCCAAGATCCATCCGATCGATCACGTCGGTGCATCCTTCAAGGTCAAGGGCCCGCTGAACGTTGCACGGCCGCCCCAGGGCCAGGTCATCGTTGCTCATCGCGTGGTGGACAAGCGGTCGGCCGACTTCGCGGGGCGGCACGCCGACATCGCCATCCTGGGGACGGCGACGACAGGGAGCGCCGTGGCCCTGCGCGACCACGTGCTTGCTTCTGCGCGGGGCGCCGGTCGTGATACGCAGGATCTGCGGCTGTTTGCCGAGATCGTGCCCGTCAGTGCGTCGGACCACGCGGCAGGGACGCCGCAACCGTACGCTGCCAATCATGTGGCAGGTTCGCCGGCGGAGATCGCCGACCAGATCGAGGCACTGGCACATGCCGTGACGCTGGATGGTCTGGTGGTCGTGCCGCGGATTCTCCGCAGCGGCCTGGATGACTTTTCCCGGGATGTCGTCCCGGAGCTGGTGCGGCGGCAACGGCTACGATCCACTGAGGGATCGGTCATCCTGCGCGAAAGACTCGGTCTGGCAAGGCCGCGCAATGTGTTCGAACAGCCCTCAAAGCAGCCGGCCGACACGGCCGCCTGA
- a CDS encoding extracellular solute-binding protein, with protein MQDRKWSRRDWLKLTTATAAGMVFAEPLRAGPPPAEAVTPELIAAAKKEGKISYYSALELNTAERLARDFEQKYPGISVRVERSGAERIFQRIAQEQGSGIHAVDVANSTDPAHYLDWKKNDWLAAYVPESVAKHFPADQIDPDGTSATSCAWFEVIGYNTEQVKREDAPKSYADLLDPKWRGKIVKGHPGYSGAILTATFVLARDLGWPYLEKLSQQRVMQVQSAADPPKKILLGERAVMADGNDYNLVLAKDQGKPVEVVYPTEGAPLIIVPSGIFKSAPNPNAARLFQSYFFSAETQQMLADEFAHRSFHAGVKEKAGHVPLDKLKVLRADPAQVQEQSEEIKARYAKLFRV; from the coding sequence ATGCAGGACCGCAAATGGTCGCGACGCGACTGGCTCAAGCTGACGACGGCCACCGCCGCCGGGATGGTGTTCGCCGAACCGCTGCGGGCGGGGCCGCCGCCGGCTGAGGCCGTGACGCCGGAGCTGATCGCGGCGGCCAAGAAGGAAGGCAAAATCTCGTACTACAGCGCGCTCGAACTGAACACGGCGGAGCGCCTGGCGCGCGACTTCGAGCAGAAATATCCGGGGATCAGCGTCCGCGTCGAGCGCTCAGGCGCCGAACGCATCTTCCAGCGCATCGCCCAGGAGCAGGGCAGCGGCATCCACGCCGTCGATGTCGCCAACTCCACCGATCCCGCGCACTACCTCGACTGGAAGAAGAACGACTGGCTCGCGGCCTACGTGCCGGAATCCGTCGCAAAGCATTTTCCCGCCGACCAGATCGATCCCGACGGCACGTCGGCGACCTCCTGCGCCTGGTTCGAGGTGATCGGCTACAACACCGAGCAGGTAAAGCGCGAGGACGCGCCGAAGAGCTATGCCGACCTGCTCGATCCGAAATGGCGTGGCAAGATCGTCAAGGGGCACCCGGGCTACTCCGGCGCGATCCTGACCGCAACCTTCGTGCTGGCGCGCGATCTCGGCTGGCCGTACCTGGAGAAGCTGTCGCAGCAGCGGGTGATGCAGGTGCAGTCGGCCGCCGATCCGCCGAAGAAGATCCTGCTCGGCGAGCGCGCCGTCATGGCCGACGGCAACGACTACAACCTCGTGCTGGCCAAGGACCAGGGCAAGCCGGTCGAGGTGGTCTATCCGACCGAGGGCGCGCCGCTGATCATCGTGCCGAGCGGCATCTTCAAGAGCGCGCCGAACCCGAACGCGGCGCGGCTGTTCCAGAGCTATTTCTTCAGCGCCGAAACCCAGCAGATGCTGGCTGACGAATTCGCGCACCGCTCGTTCCACGCCGGGGTGAAGGAGAAGGCCGGCCACGTGCCGCTCGACAAGCTGAAGGTGCTCAGGGCCGATCCCGCCCAGGTGCAGGAGCAGAGCGAGGAGATCAAGGCGCGCTACGCGAAACTGTTTCGGGTGTAG
- a CDS encoding tautomerase family protein has translation MPYVTISTVRGIFDVAQKKALLERVTDLMVEVEGQGDPDFRRNVWVKIEEGEPASWSLGGMMPTPDLIAGKFGALDAGGRRVAKAKV, from the coding sequence ATGCCTTACGTCACCATTTCCACCGTCCGCGGCATCTTCGACGTCGCGCAGAAGAAGGCGCTGCTCGAGCGCGTCACCGATCTCATGGTCGAGGTCGAGGGCCAGGGCGACCCGGACTTCCGCCGCAACGTCTGGGTCAAGATCGAGGAGGGCGAGCCGGCGAGCTGGTCGCTCGGCGGCATGATGCCGACGCCGGACCTGATCGCGGGCAAGTTCGGCGCGCTCGATGCCGGGGGGCGGCGGGTCGCGAAGGCGAAGGTGTAA
- a CDS encoding helix-turn-helix domain-containing protein has product MKLAILALEACMQSAVAGIADILTLGNHVMALRGGKACFSWQTLSLDGKAVRAGGGKLVAVDGAISKRAAFDAIIVPGSLVDHLTAERLQPQYDRAGAWLRQQHASGRLIGAFCSGVLLLANAGLLDGRRATITWWLQSELRRRHPRIDLASDAVITQADRLVCAAGPMSWVDLLLRLIELVEGAEVAKVCADYAVIDTAQRTQAIFMPLGYMLAQDPLLMKADMLVRRTGKAPITVRGLAQALGLSERTLNRRFRELTHEPPQAFITRRRVEHARTLLETTAQPIKAIARATGYEDESSFRKAFRKLTLLSPQAYRAQRSIRAA; this is encoded by the coding sequence ATGAAGCTTGCGATACTCGCGCTGGAAGCCTGCATGCAATCGGCGGTCGCCGGCATCGCCGACATCCTCACGCTCGGCAACCATGTGATGGCGCTGCGCGGCGGCAAGGCGTGCTTCAGCTGGCAGACGCTCTCGCTCGACGGCAAGGCGGTGCGCGCCGGCGGCGGAAAGCTCGTTGCGGTCGACGGTGCCATCAGCAAGCGGGCCGCATTCGACGCAATCATCGTGCCGGGCAGCCTGGTCGATCACCTCACTGCCGAGCGCCTGCAACCGCAATATGACCGTGCCGGCGCCTGGCTGCGCCAGCAGCATGCCAGCGGCCGGCTGATCGGCGCTTTCTGCAGCGGCGTGCTGCTGCTCGCCAATGCCGGGCTGCTCGACGGCCGCCGCGCCACCATCACCTGGTGGCTGCAGAGCGAGCTCCGCCGCCGCCATCCCAGGATCGACCTCGCCAGCGACGCCGTCATCACCCAGGCCGATCGCCTGGTCTGTGCCGCCGGCCCGATGTCATGGGTCGACCTGCTGCTGCGGTTGATCGAGCTGGTCGAAGGCGCCGAGGTCGCGAAAGTCTGCGCCGACTACGCCGTGATCGACACCGCGCAACGCACCCAGGCGATCTTCATGCCGCTCGGCTACATGCTCGCGCAGGACCCGCTGCTGATGAAAGCGGACATGCTGGTTCGCCGCACCGGCAAGGCGCCGATCACGGTGCGGGGCCTCGCGCAGGCGCTGGGCCTGAGCGAACGCACGTTGAACCGCCGTTTCCGCGAATTGACCCACGAGCCGCCGCAAGCCTTCATCACGCGACGCCGCGTCGAGCACGCCCGCACGCTGCTGGAGACCACGGCGCAACCGATCAAGGCGATCGCCCGCGCCACCGGCTATGAGGACGAGAGCAGCTTCCGCAAAGCCTTCCGAAAGCTGACGCTGCTGTCGCCGCAAGCCTACCGCGCGCAGCGATCAATTCGCGCGGCGTAG
- a CDS encoding dipeptidase, producing the protein MIAIFDGHNDAAQQLAEYREGGRDFLVRSEEGHLDLPRAREGGMVGGLFAMYAKAEHPRQGDFTRTADGYEVRLAEPLDAAYARRTIDAQLSGLDAMMARADGKIRRVTTVDEIEAARRDAVFSIVLHLEGAEAIDADLDGLARLYSRGLRSLGPVWSRPNIFGHGVPFAYPRSPDTGPGLTDAGKALVKACNELGIMLDAAHLNERGFWDLVALSTAPIVVTHACAHAVCPATRNLTDRQLDAVKASGGVVGFNFSVSEVRPDGHSDPDAPIETVADHLGYLVERMGDDHVALGSDFDGAVMPRPLRDASHLQNLIQALRGRGFDDATLRKIGFDNWMRVLRRSWR; encoded by the coding sequence ATGATCGCGATCTTCGATGGCCACAATGACGCGGCTCAACAGCTCGCCGAGTACCGGGAAGGCGGCCGGGACTTTCTGGTGCGCTCGGAGGAAGGGCATCTCGATCTGCCGCGTGCCCGGGAAGGCGGCATGGTCGGCGGCTTGTTTGCGATGTACGCCAAGGCGGAGCATCCGCGACAGGGCGATTTCACGCGAACCGCCGACGGGTACGAGGTGCGCCTTGCCGAGCCGCTCGATGCGGCCTATGCGCGCCGCACCATCGATGCCCAGCTGAGCGGGCTGGATGCCATGATGGCCCGCGCCGACGGAAAGATCCGACGCGTGACAACCGTGGATGAGATCGAGGCGGCACGGCGGGACGCGGTGTTTTCGATCGTGCTGCACCTCGAAGGCGCCGAAGCGATCGACGCCGATCTCGACGGGCTGGCACGGCTCTATTCCCGCGGCCTGCGGTCGCTCGGCCCGGTCTGGAGCCGACCCAACATCTTCGGCCATGGCGTGCCGTTCGCCTATCCGCGCTCTCCGGATACCGGTCCCGGCCTGACCGACGCCGGCAAGGCGCTGGTGAAGGCCTGCAACGAACTCGGAATCATGCTCGATGCAGCCCACCTCAACGAGCGCGGTTTCTGGGATCTCGTGGCACTCAGCACGGCTCCGATCGTGGTCACCCACGCCTGCGCGCATGCGGTCTGCCCCGCGACCCGCAACCTGACCGACCGGCAGCTCGATGCCGTCAAAGCATCGGGCGGCGTCGTGGGCTTCAATTTCAGTGTGTCCGAGGTGCGCCCGGACGGGCACAGCGATCCCGACGCCCCGATCGAGACGGTCGCCGACCATCTCGGCTATCTGGTCGAGCGGATGGGCGACGACCACGTCGCGCTGGGGTCCGACTTCGACGGTGCGGTGATGCCGCGTCCGCTCAGGGATGCAAGCCATCTCCAGAACCTGATCCAGGCATTGCGCGGGCGCGGTTTCGACGACGCCACGCTGCGCAAGATCGGCTTTGACAACTGGATGCGGGTGCTGCGCCGAAGCTGGCGGTGA
- the glnA gene encoding type I glutamate--ammonia ligase → MKTAKDVLKSIKDNDVKYVDLRFTDPRGKWQHVTFDVSMIDDDIFAEGTMFDGSSIAGWKAINESDMCLMPDPVTATIDPFFAETTMVITCDVLEPTTGEPYNRDPRGIAKKAEAMVKSMGVGDTVFVGPEAEFFVFDDVRYSADPYNTGFRLDSSELPINSSTEYEGGNLGHRIRTKAGYFPVPPQDSVQDMRSEMLGAMAKMGVKVEKHHHEVASAQHELGMKFDTLTLMADQMQVYKYCIHQVAHIYGKTATFMPKPVYGDNGSGMHVHQSIWKDGKPTFAGNKYADLSETCLHYIGGIIKHAKAINAFTNPSTNSYKRLVPGYEAPVLLAYSARNRSASCRIPYTANPKAKRVEVRFPDPMANPYLGFAAMLMAGLDGIKNKIDPGPAMDKDLYDLPKEELKQIPTVCGSLREALESLDKDRAFLKNGGVFDDDFIDAYIELKMTEVARFEMTPHPVEFEMYYSL, encoded by the coding sequence ATGAAGACCGCCAAAGACGTCCTGAAATCGATCAAGGACAACGACGTCAAATACGTCGACCTGCGCTTCACCGATCCGCGCGGCAAGTGGCAGCACGTGACCTTCGACGTCAGCATGATCGATGACGACATCTTCGCCGAGGGCACGATGTTCGACGGATCGTCGATCGCCGGCTGGAAGGCGATCAATGAATCCGACATGTGCCTGATGCCCGACCCGGTCACCGCGACGATCGACCCGTTCTTCGCCGAGACCACCATGGTCATCACCTGCGACGTGCTCGAGCCGACCACCGGCGAGCCCTACAACCGCGATCCCCGCGGCATCGCCAAGAAGGCCGAGGCGATGGTGAAGTCGATGGGCGTGGGCGACACCGTATTCGTCGGCCCCGAGGCCGAGTTCTTCGTGTTCGACGACGTGCGCTATTCGGCCGACCCCTACAACACCGGCTTCCGCCTCGACTCCTCCGAGCTGCCGATCAACTCCTCGACCGAATATGAGGGCGGCAACCTCGGTCACCGCATCCGCACCAAGGCCGGCTACTTCCCGGTGCCGCCGCAGGACTCGGTGCAGGACATGCGCTCCGAGATGCTCGGCGCGATGGCCAAGATGGGCGTCAAGGTCGAGAAGCATCACCACGAGGTCGCCTCCGCCCAGCACGAGCTCGGCATGAAGTTCGACACGCTGACGCTGATGGCCGACCAGATGCAGGTCTACAAGTACTGCATCCACCAGGTCGCGCACATCTACGGCAAGACCGCCACCTTCATGCCGAAGCCGGTCTATGGCGATAACGGCTCGGGCATGCACGTCCACCAGTCGATCTGGAAGGACGGCAAGCCGACCTTCGCCGGCAACAAGTACGCCGACCTGTCGGAGACCTGCCTGCACTACATCGGCGGCATCATCAAGCACGCCAAGGCGATCAACGCCTTCACCAACCCGTCGACCAACTCCTACAAGCGTCTGGTCCCGGGCTATGAAGCTCCGGTGCTGCTCGCCTACTCCGCGCGCAACCGTTCGGCATCCTGCCGCATCCCCTACACCGCGAACCCGAAGGCCAAGCGCGTCGAGGTGCGTTTCCCCGATCCGATGGCCAATCCCTATCTCGGCTTCGCCGCGATGCTGATGGCCGGCCTCGACGGCATCAAGAACAAGATCGATCCGGGCCCGGCGATGGACAAGGACCTCTACGATCTGCCGAAGGAAGAACTGAAGCAGATCCCGACCGTCTGCGGCAGCTTGCGCGAAGCGCTCGAGAGCCTCGACAAGGATCGCGCATTCCTCAAGAACGGCGGCGTGTTCGACGACGACTTCATCGACGCCTATATCGAACTGAAGATGACCGAGGTCGCCCGTTTCGAAATGACCCCGCACCCGGTCGAGTTCGAGATGTACTACTCGCTGTAA
- a CDS encoding glutathione S-transferase family protein, with amino-acid sequence MTITITAFERSPDGGKGLARDTRVRWALEEVGQPYAVRLVSFAAMKEPAHMALHPFGQIPTYQEDDLVLFETGAIVFHLAERHAGLLPGDANARSRAIAWMFAALNTVEPPILEFATARLFERDRPWHAERLPLVEDRVRQRLDQLSDRLGDADWLDGAFSAGDLMMVSVLLRLKPSGMLDGHPKLAAYVARGESRPAYKRAFAAQLAVNHPQVAG; translated from the coding sequence GTGACCATCACGATTACCGCCTTTGAGCGGTCGCCCGACGGCGGCAAGGGACTGGCGCGGGATACGCGGGTTCGCTGGGCGCTTGAGGAGGTCGGGCAACCCTACGCGGTTCGCCTGGTTTCGTTTGCGGCGATGAAAGAGCCGGCACATATGGCGCTTCACCCGTTCGGCCAGATACCGACCTATCAAGAGGACGATCTCGTCCTGTTCGAGACAGGGGCGATCGTGTTCCACCTTGCCGAGCGCCATGCCGGCCTGCTGCCCGGTGACGCCAATGCCCGGTCGCGCGCAATTGCCTGGATGTTCGCCGCGCTCAACACGGTGGAGCCGCCGATCCTCGAGTTCGCGACTGCAAGGCTGTTCGAGCGCGACCGGCCGTGGCATGCGGAACGCCTGCCGCTGGTCGAGGATCGTGTCCGCCAGCGGCTCGACCAGTTGTCGGATCGTCTGGGCGATGCCGACTGGCTCGACGGCGCGTTCAGCGCCGGCGACCTGATGATGGTGTCGGTGCTGCTCCGGCTCAAACCTTCGGGCATGCTCGACGGGCATCCGAAGCTTGCGGCGTACGTCGCCCGCGGCGAATCGCGGCCCGCCTACAAGCGGGCCTTTGCAGCTCAGTTGGCGGTCAATCATCCGCAAGTCGCGGGCTGA